In Tsuneonella dongtanensis, a single window of DNA contains:
- a CDS encoding riboflavin synthase has product MFTGIVTAVGTIESVEQRGDMRVRVACPWDPARIVIGASIACAGVCLTVVEKGGEPGDAWFAVDVSAETVSRTARGMWTEGARINLEPSLRVGDELGGHIVSGHVDAVGTVSDWEPEGDSMRVTIAAPAALAPLIAAKGSITVDGVSLTVNTVKDYPDGSVHFGLNLIPHTAEVTTLGELAQGSEVNLEIDTVARYLQRLESLRA; this is encoded by the coding sequence ATGTTCACCGGCATCGTCACCGCCGTCGGCACGATCGAAAGCGTCGAGCAGCGCGGCGACATGCGCGTACGCGTGGCCTGCCCGTGGGACCCGGCGCGGATCGTCATCGGCGCCTCGATCGCCTGCGCGGGCGTATGCCTGACAGTGGTCGAGAAGGGCGGAGAACCGGGCGATGCGTGGTTCGCGGTCGACGTTTCCGCCGAGACGGTGAGCCGGACCGCCAGGGGCATGTGGACCGAAGGCGCCCGCATCAATCTCGAGCCATCGCTGCGGGTTGGCGACGAACTGGGCGGGCATATCGTCTCGGGCCACGTCGATGCGGTCGGTACGGTCTCCGACTGGGAGCCCGAGGGCGATTCGATGCGCGTGACGATCGCGGCACCCGCGGCGCTCGCACCGTTGATTGCGGCCAAGGGCTCGATCACCGTCGATGGCGTGTCGCTCACGGTCAACACGGTGAAGGATTACCCCGACGGTTCGGTCCACTTCGGGCTCAACCTGATACCGCACACCGCCGAGGTGACGACGCTCGGCGAACTGGCGCAAGGGTCCGAGGTCAACCTCGAGATCGATACCGTCGCGCGCTACCTCCAGCGACTGGAGAGCCTGCGGGCCTGA
- the dut gene encoding dUTP diphosphatase has product MNDQVTVAVRRLPHGESLELPQYATDGAAGMDVLAAEEVTIAPGARYAVATGLALAIPAGYEIQVRPRSGLALKHGITVPNTPGTIDSDYRGELKVILINHGTEPFAIARGDRVAQLVLAPVTQAVWNEVAELDDTARGAGGFGSTGGHARLG; this is encoded by the coding sequence ATGAACGATCAGGTGACAGTGGCGGTCAGGCGCCTGCCGCACGGCGAAAGCCTCGAACTTCCCCAATACGCGACCGATGGCGCTGCCGGCATGGACGTGCTGGCCGCGGAGGAAGTGACCATTGCGCCCGGAGCGCGCTATGCGGTTGCGACCGGCCTCGCGCTGGCGATCCCCGCGGGATACGAGATCCAGGTCCGGCCGCGATCCGGCCTTGCGCTCAAGCACGGGATCACGGTGCCCAACACGCCGGGCACGATCGATTCCGACTATCGCGGCGAGCTCAAGGTGATCCTGATCAACCACGGTACGGAGCCGTTTGCGATCGCCCGCGGCGACCGGGTCGCGCAACTGGTGCTGGCGCCGGTCACGCAGGCCGTGTGGAACGAGGTGGCCGAGCTCGACGATACCGCTCGCGGCGCAGGAGGTTTCGGCTCGACCGGCGGGCATGCCCGGCTCGGCTAG
- a CDS encoding bifunctional phosphopantothenoylcysteine decarboxylase/phosphopantothenate synthase has translation MREQAGEWPQDEAHRVSGPKVLLVVGGGIAAYKSCELVRLIRRGGGDVTCVLTEGGSQFVTPMALAALSENKVYTSLFDLKDEVEMGHIQLSRQADLVVVCPATADLLAKMAAGIADDLATTLILATDKPVMAVPAMNVKMWLHDATRRNVAWLREAGVEVMEPDEGPMACGEFGPGRLPEPEIVWAEIAARFGIAADCEPEPDLLEALEPEAEIEAKPGSSLGSLLSSLIPRKTPKREPVEDDEEFLPEELIEEAAFADEAPVEEVLEAEEPLPEPDLDAPIMAKKGKAKAAPPTDAEALNHTVITGAGDQLPEVIGALAEDPLAYQPDFDIDPEHRPLFGRHVLVTAGPTHEPIDPVRYIANRSSGKQGFAIAAAAAALGARVTLVAGPVTLPTPPGVDRIDVISAREMSDAVKKALPVDAAVMVAAVADWRSKEYHGEKMKKRGSAPPALLLTENPDILAQVAAGKQRPKLLIGFAAETEDVIENAKVKRKRKAADWIVANDVTSVNGKGVMGGDANAVHIVTGEGVEDLPEMPKEQVALALAEKMAVALDEIDPREE, from the coding sequence ATGCGCGAGCAAGCCGGCGAATGGCCGCAAGACGAGGCGCACCGCGTGAGCGGGCCGAAGGTCCTGCTCGTCGTGGGTGGCGGGATCGCGGCGTACAAGTCGTGCGAACTCGTTCGGCTTATCCGCCGTGGCGGCGGGGATGTGACCTGCGTCCTGACCGAAGGCGGAAGCCAGTTCGTCACTCCGATGGCACTCGCCGCGCTATCCGAGAACAAGGTGTACACCAGCCTCTTCGACCTCAAGGACGAGGTCGAGATGGGGCATATCCAGCTGTCGCGGCAGGCCGACCTCGTGGTCGTCTGCCCGGCGACCGCGGACCTGCTCGCCAAGATGGCGGCCGGCATCGCCGACGACCTTGCCACCACGCTGATCCTCGCCACCGACAAGCCGGTGATGGCGGTCCCGGCGATGAACGTGAAGATGTGGCTGCACGACGCCACACGCCGCAACGTCGCCTGGCTGCGCGAAGCAGGGGTCGAGGTAATGGAGCCCGATGAGGGGCCGATGGCCTGCGGCGAATTCGGCCCCGGGCGCCTTCCCGAGCCCGAGATCGTCTGGGCCGAGATCGCCGCGCGTTTCGGCATCGCCGCCGACTGCGAGCCAGAGCCCGACTTGCTCGAAGCGCTCGAGCCCGAAGCCGAGATCGAAGCGAAGCCGGGTTCCTCGCTCGGCAGCCTGCTGTCGTCGCTGATACCCCGGAAGACCCCGAAGCGCGAACCGGTGGAAGACGACGAGGAGTTCCTGCCGGAAGAGCTGATTGAGGAGGCGGCCTTCGCGGACGAGGCCCCGGTCGAAGAGGTTCTCGAGGCCGAAGAGCCGCTACCCGAACCCGATCTCGACGCGCCGATCATGGCGAAGAAGGGCAAGGCCAAGGCTGCCCCGCCCACCGACGCCGAGGCGCTCAACCACACGGTCATTACCGGTGCGGGGGACCAGTTGCCGGAGGTCATCGGCGCGCTGGCCGAAGACCCGCTTGCGTACCAGCCCGATTTCGACATCGATCCCGAGCATCGCCCGCTGTTCGGTCGCCATGTGCTCGTCACTGCCGGTCCGACGCACGAACCGATCGACCCGGTTCGCTACATCGCCAACCGCTCGAGCGGGAAGCAGGGCTTCGCCATCGCCGCTGCCGCCGCGGCGCTGGGCGCACGCGTGACGCTGGTGGCTGGACCGGTCACGCTGCCGACCCCACCGGGGGTCGACCGGATCGATGTGATCTCGGCGCGCGAGATGTCCGATGCGGTCAAGAAGGCGCTGCCGGTGGATGCGGCGGTCATGGTTGCAGCGGTCGCCGACTGGCGCAGCAAGGAATACCACGGCGAAAAGATGAAGAAGCGCGGCTCGGCTCCGCCGGCGCTGCTGCTCACCGAGAACCCGGACATCCTGGCGCAGGTCGCCGCGGGCAAGCAGCGGCCCAAGCTGCTCATCGGCTTCGCTGCCGAGACCGAGGACGTGATCGAGAACGCGAAGGTAAAGCGCAAGCGCAAGGCGGCCGACTGGATCGTCGCCAACGACGTGACCAGCGTCAACGGCAAGGGCGTGATGGGCGGCGATGCCAACGCGGTGCACATCGTCACCGGCGAGGGCGTCGAGGACCTGCCCGAGATGCCCAAGGAACAGGTCGCGCTCGCACTCGCGGAAAAGATGGCCGTAGCGCTCGACGAGATCGATCCGCGCGAAGAATGA
- a CDS encoding DUF4345 family protein produces the protein MRLILTALIFAQGLMFLVLGLNFLLMPASAATGFGLSPDGAAGLAVLRADFPALFFVGGGAMIWGAWKRNGDLLLVPAAIFGIALFGRLISIFADGTAPGFWFPMLVEAAAVILSLIASRVLPHRVG, from the coding sequence ATGCGCCTGATCCTCACCGCGCTGATCTTTGCACAGGGACTCATGTTCCTGGTTTTGGGCCTGAATTTCCTGCTGATGCCGGCCAGCGCGGCGACGGGTTTCGGGCTCTCCCCCGACGGCGCGGCCGGCCTGGCGGTGCTGCGCGCAGACTTCCCAGCGCTGTTCTTCGTTGGCGGCGGCGCGATGATCTGGGGGGCGTGGAAGCGCAACGGCGACCTGCTGCTGGTGCCCGCGGCGATCTTCGGCATCGCCCTATTCGGACGACTGATCAGCATCTTTGCGGACGGGACGGCGCCCGGGTTCTGGTTTCCGATGTTGGTGGAGGCAGCAGCCGTTATCCTGTCGCTGATCGCAAGCCGCGTTCTGCCGCATCGGGTCGGCTAG
- the ubiB gene encoding 2-polyprenylphenol 6-hydroxylase: protein MTRPATHILRLLRWGRSLARHGALRGIENDPNTPSPVVRLARIARLGAMQPRVPDYAAAFQEIGPAAIKLGQSLATRPDLVGEEAAHNLLTLQDSLPPVPFADIEREIARSFDAPVATLFSEIDPVPVGSASIAQVHRAVTIEGRTVAVKVQRPGIREKLARDIATYEWAAAHLEAMGGEASRLRPRLTIANFKRWTNRELDLRREAASASELADAMKGFDGYCIPSVDWDRTNGRVMTIEWIDGIKISDREALVAAGHDLPALARRLVLAFLSQAITAGFFHADMHQGNLFVRADGTIVAIDFGIMGRIDRRARQWLAEILYGLTTGNYRRVAEIHFEAQYVPAYHSVDEFATALRAVGEPMRGKPVSELSVGQMLDGLFAITRDFDMATQPHLLLLQKTMVMVEGLATSLDPTINMWDVSAPFVRAWIRDELGPEAALADRIRTDVETLLRVPDLVRRIEERYPPRGGAPEPPPLPDIPLMWERRTERSRWPGYVLAAALGGAAVGLAALAGAV, encoded by the coding sequence GTGACCCGTCCCGCCACGCACATCCTGCGCCTGCTCAGGTGGGGTCGAAGCCTCGCGCGGCATGGCGCGCTGCGCGGGATCGAGAACGATCCCAACACGCCTTCGCCGGTGGTGCGCTTGGCGCGCATAGCGCGGCTGGGCGCGATGCAGCCCCGCGTGCCGGACTATGCCGCGGCGTTCCAGGAAATCGGTCCCGCGGCGATCAAGCTGGGCCAGTCGCTCGCGACCCGCCCCGATCTCGTGGGCGAGGAAGCGGCGCACAACCTGCTGACGCTGCAGGACAGCCTGCCGCCGGTGCCCTTCGCAGACATCGAGCGCGAGATCGCGCGCAGCTTCGATGCCCCGGTTGCGACGCTATTTTCTGAGATCGACCCCGTGCCCGTGGGCTCGGCCTCGATAGCACAGGTCCACCGCGCGGTGACGATCGAAGGCCGCACAGTCGCGGTCAAGGTCCAGCGTCCGGGCATCCGCGAGAAGCTCGCCCGCGACATTGCGACCTACGAGTGGGCGGCCGCGCATCTCGAGGCGATGGGCGGCGAGGCATCGCGCCTCCGCCCGCGGCTGACGATCGCCAATTTCAAGCGCTGGACCAACCGTGAACTCGACCTACGGCGCGAAGCCGCTTCGGCGAGCGAGCTTGCCGATGCGATGAAGGGGTTCGACGGGTATTGCATCCCCTCGGTCGACTGGGACCGCACCAACGGCCGGGTCATGACGATCGAGTGGATCGACGGGATCAAGATCTCCGATCGCGAGGCCCTGGTCGCTGCCGGCCACGATCTGCCCGCGCTGGCCCGACGGCTCGTACTCGCCTTCCTCAGCCAGGCGATCACCGCCGGGTTCTTCCACGCCGACATGCACCAGGGGAACCTGTTCGTGCGCGCCGACGGGACGATAGTCGCTATTGACTTCGGGATCATGGGGCGGATCGACCGCCGTGCGCGACAGTGGCTGGCTGAGATTCTCTACGGCCTCACCACCGGTAACTACCGCCGCGTGGCCGAAATCCATTTCGAGGCGCAATACGTTCCCGCCTATCACTCGGTCGACGAGTTCGCGACCGCGTTGCGCGCAGTGGGCGAGCCGATGCGCGGCAAGCCGGTGAGCGAGCTTTCGGTCGGGCAGATGCTCGACGGCCTTTTCGCGATCACGCGCGACTTCGACATGGCGACCCAGCCGCACCTGCTTCTGCTGCAGAAGACGATGGTCATGGTCGAGGGGCTGGCGACGAGCCTCGATCCGACGATCAACATGTGGGATGTGTCCGCGCCCTTCGTGCGCGCATGGATTCGCGACGAACTCGGTCCCGAGGCCGCGCTCGCCGACCGCATCCGGACCGATGTCGAAACCTTGCTGCGCGTGCCCGACCTGGTCCGCCGGATCGAGGAACGGTATCCGCCGCGCGGCGGCGCGCCAGAGCCGCCGCCGCTGCCCGACATCCCGCTCATGTGGGAGCGCCGGACCGAGCGCTCGCGCTGGCCGGGTTATGTCCTGGCCGCGGCGCTCGGCGGCGCAGCGGTCGGCCTCGCCGCGCTCGCGGGAGCGGTCTAG
- a CDS encoding class I SAM-dependent methyltransferase, which produces MNDTVSFGYEEVAPEEKTRRVGEVFSGVAAKYDLMNDAMSGGLHRLWKDQFVRRVKPQAGEAVLDMAGGTGDIAFRLARSGASVTVADINQEMLDVGVERAMERGIDGLVWSRQNAESLAYPDRTFDAYTIAFGIRNVTDIPKALREAHRVLRYGGRFFCLEFSTNEWPGFKQAYDLYSHKLVPKIGEAIAGDADSYRYLVESIRRFPSMPEFEKMIRAAGFTQTRVEPIMGGLVAIHSGWKT; this is translated from the coding sequence ATGAACGATACCGTTTCCTTCGGCTACGAAGAGGTCGCCCCGGAAGAGAAGACCCGCCGCGTGGGCGAAGTCTTCTCTGGCGTGGCTGCGAAGTACGACCTGATGAACGACGCGATGTCGGGCGGGCTGCACCGGCTGTGGAAGGACCAGTTCGTCCGCCGGGTGAAGCCGCAGGCCGGCGAAGCGGTGCTCGACATGGCCGGGGGCACCGGCGACATCGCATTCCGTCTCGCCCGGAGCGGGGCCAGCGTGACGGTCGCCGACATCAACCAGGAAATGCTCGACGTCGGGGTGGAGCGCGCGATGGAGCGCGGCATCGACGGGCTCGTCTGGTCGCGCCAGAACGCCGAGTCGCTGGCTTATCCCGACCGCACCTTCGACGCCTACACAATCGCCTTCGGCATCCGGAACGTGACCGACATCCCCAAGGCTCTGCGCGAGGCACACCGCGTGCTGCGTTACGGCGGGCGGTTCTTCTGCCTTGAGTTCTCGACCAACGAGTGGCCCGGCTTCAAGCAGGCCTACGACCTATACTCGCACAAGCTGGTGCCCAAGATCGGCGAGGCGATCGCGGGGGATGCCGATTCGTACCGCTATCTCGTCGAATCGATCCGCCGGTTCCCTTCCATGCCCGAGTTCGAAAAGATGATCCGCGCCGCCGGATTTACGCAGACCCGCGTGGAGCCGATCATGGGCGGGCTCGTGGCGATCCATTCGGGATGGAAGACCTGA